CCGCCATCTACAATCACACTGTCGCCCACTTGTCCCGGCTCAAAAAAGAAGGGAATGCTCATGGATAGGCGCACCGCTTCGGCAACGCTGAAGTCCATCGGATTCAGATCAAATAATTCTAGATCGTTCGGAAGGAGCAACATTTCGTTGCGGCTAATATCGGAAGCAATGATCTTGAGGGCACGCTCGTGATACCACTCGGTTGCCCCTGCTGGAATCAGCGCCCCAAAGTTCGGCAGGCGATCGCCCAAGGTTCGTGCCAGCCAATGCACAAAGGGTTGCCCTGAATATTGCCCCATGCCGTTCTGACCCATCACGTGAGCCAGCAGCAGATTCCCGATCATCCGTTGGGGTTGGTTGAGGTCGTTCGCTGGGCAGCCGTTGAGAATCAGAGCACTCGTTTTCTTACACAGCAGATCGTTAACATAATCCAGTTCGCCAACAATACGTTCGAGTTCGTCGATGGAAAACTCAGCCGCAACAAGGGCAGCAGTAATCGCCCCGGCAGAGGTACCTGCTACTTTGCGAACGCGAATGCCAACCTCGTCAAAACAGCGTAATGCTCCTAGAAATGCGGTTCCCTTAACGCCACCCCCTTCAAAAACAGCATCCACGTAGTAATTACCATCGGGAGCTAGGGGTAATTTAGATCGGACAAATGCTTTTTCGACTTCGGTCAAACACAAATTTTCGCGGCGGCGTACAGCCGCAGGATTCCAAATAGTCATAGGTTTGATTAGACGCACCATTGATGGATGGGGTCTAGTATTCCCACTTCTGAGCGGACGATCGCACCTTCGACCGTACCTTTACCGATACTTTAATCTCTACCAAGTTTGAGTTCCGGGTTTTAAGTTCCGAGTTCTGAGTTTTAAGTTTTGAGCTCCCCCCCTCTTCACCCCATCACCCCATCACCTCCCAAAAGGGACTTGACGAAACCCACAACTGTCCGTTAGCGTCGTATAAAGCTATTCAAGAACTCTCCGCCAGAGATATGTT
The Synechococcales cyanobacterium T60_A2020_003 DNA segment above includes these coding regions:
- a CDS encoding patatin-like phospholipase family protein, producing MTIWNPAAVRRRENLCLTEVEKAFVRSKLPLAPDGNYYVDAVFEGGGVKGTAFLGALRCFDEVGIRVRKVAGTSAGAITAALVAAEFSIDELERIVGELDYVNDLLCKKTSALILNGCPANDLNQPQRMIGNLLLAHVMGQNGMGQYSGQPFVHWLARTLGDRLPNFGALIPAGATEWYHERALKIIASDISRNEMLLLPNDLELFDLNPMDFSVAEAVRLSMSIPFFFEPGQVGDSVIVDGGILSNFPLWIYDAPKHRMPHCPTFGLQLTDGERSPRTINDPLDLLFGLLETMMVARDLYEQRTNDLGRVITIETTGITATQFNLTTEEKDFLYLQGYTSTRDFLINHWSWERHLEQRGYCPEKSLVGVAD